A genome region from Hevea brasiliensis isolate MT/VB/25A 57/8 chromosome 9, ASM3005281v1, whole genome shotgun sequence includes the following:
- the LOC110643997 gene encoding metalloendoproteinase 2-MMP: protein MRLQLFAIAGLLLLMLPPISARFFPNVSSIPPGFVPNATAPAWDSFKKFAGCRAGENFDGLSKLKQYFHYFGYIPNSPSNFTDDFDDAFESALKTYQQNFNLNVTGELDQQTLNKLVQPRCGNADIVNGTTTMNSGKWTAFNSTSLFHTVGHYTFFPGNPHWPDSKRDLTYSFFPGNELTEEEKSVFARAFDRWSTVIPMTFTQTDSFTTADITIGFFSGDHGDGEPFDGVLGTLAHAFSPPSGRLHLDLDENWVDSGDVSTSPILSAVDLESVAVHEIGHLLGLGHSSIEEAIMYPSIPSRTRKVELAQDDIDGIQQLYGKNPNYNGTSTSSIQERETSGADYVHSRWSLISFLMCVGFLLLLL from the coding sequence ATGAGGTTGCAACTTTTTGCGATTGCAGGTTTACTGTTACTTATGTTACCACCAATCTCCGCTAGATTCTTCCCCAACGTTTCATCAATTCCACCGGGTTTTGTCCCTAACGCCACAGCCCCTGCTTGGGACTCCTTCAAGAAATTTGCTGGCTGCCGCGCCGGCGAAAATTTCGATGGCTTATCCAAGCTCAAGCAATACTTTCATTACTTCGGCTACATTCCTAATTCCCCCTCTAACTTCACCGACGATTTTGACGACGCTTTTGAGTCTGCTCTCAAAACCTATCAACAAAATTTCAATCTTAACGTCACTGGTGAGCTCGACCAGCAAACGCTTAACAAGCTTGTACAGCCAAGATGCGGCAACGCCGATATAGTTAACGGTACCACCACCATGAACTCCGGCAAGTGGACGGCGTTTAACAGCACCTCTCTCTTCCACACCGTCGGTCACTACACGTTCTTTCCCGGCAATCCACACTGGCCAGACAGCAAACGAGATCTGACTTACTCGTTTTTCCCCGGTAACGAATTGACTGAAGAGGAGAAGAGCGTCTTCGCACGCGCTTTTGACCGCTGGTCGACAGTCATACCTATGACTTTCACGCAGACCGATTCTTTCACCACCGCCGATATCACGATCGGGTTTTTTAGTGGTGACCACGGTGACGGAGAGCCGTTTGATGGGGTTTTGGGGACTTTAGCCCACGCTTTCTCCCCGCCAAGCGGGCGGCTTCATTTGGACCTCGATGAGAACTGGGTGGACTCCGGCGATGTTAGCACCTCGCCGATATTATCGGCGGTGGATCTAGAGTCAGTTGCCGTGCACGAAATTGGGCATTTGTTAGGGTTGGGACATTCCTCCATTGAAGAGGCGATCATGTACCCTAGCATTCCTTCACGAACGAGAAAGGTTGAATTGGCGCAAGACGATATCGACGGGATACAGCAGCTTTACGGTAAGAACCCGAATTATAACGGGACGTCAACCTCGTCCATTCAGGAGAGGGAGACCAGTGGGGCCGATTATGTACATTCTAGGTGGAGCCTTATCAGTTTCTTGATGTGTGTTGGATTTCTTTTGCtgcttttgtaa
- the LOC110643978 gene encoding non-functional NADPH-dependent codeinone reductase 2: MDGNSLVNIPEVLLGSSGPRLPLLGMGTATSPLVGSDEIKTAILQAIELGYRHFDTATLYRTEEPLGEAIIEALSRGLIKSREELFITSKLWCSDAHSNLVIPALQKSLKALQLEYLDLYLIHWPVSSRPGIYEFPIKKEDFLPMDFKGVWAAMEECHKLGLTKSIGVSNFSCKKLSDLLAMAEVPPAINQVEINPLWQQKKQMEFCKANGIVLTAYAPLGGTIWGSNRVMENEVLKEIANAKKKSVAQICLRWAYEQGVCILVKSFHSERMKENLDIFNWTLSEEELKKISEIPQSRGSSGVDYISDKGPFKTLEELWDGEI, encoded by the exons ATGGATGGCAATTCATTGGTTAACATCCCAGAAGTGCTTCTTGGTTCTAGCGGTCCTAGATTGCCACTACTGGGCATGGGAACAGCAACTTCTCCTCTAGTAGGTTCAGATGAAATTAAAACAGCGATTCTCCAAGCAATCGAGCTTGGTTATAGACACTTCGATACAGCCACATTATATCGAACAGAGGAGCCACTCGGTGAAGCCATTATTGAAGCATTATCTCGTGGCCTAATAAAATCCAGAGAGGAGCTCTTCATCACCTCCAAGCTATGGTGCAGCGATGCTCACAGTAATCTTGTTATTCCTGCCCTTCAGAAGAGTCTCAA GGCTCTTCAGTTGGAGTACCTTGATCTTTATCTGATCCATTGGCCTGTGAGCTCGAGACCAGGGATCTATGAGTTCCCAATAAAGAAGGAAGATTTTTTACCAATGGACTTTAAAGGTGTATGGGCAGCTATGGAAGAGTGCCATAAACTTGGCCTTACCAAATCCATTGGTGTGAGCAATTTCTCCTGTAAAAAGCTGTCAGACCTTCTTGCCATGGCAGAGGTACCTCCAGCAATTAATCAA GTAGAGATAAACCCACTATGGCAACAAAAGAAGCAAATGGAGTTCTGCAAGGCcaatggaattgttttgactgcTTATGCTCCTTTAGGAGGAACCATTTGGGGTAGCAACAGGGTTATGGAGAATGAAGTGCTCAAGGAGATCGCAAATGCTAAAAAAAAGAGTGTTGCTCAG ATCTGCCTGAGGTGGGCATATGAACAAGGAGTATGCATATTGGTGAAGAGTTTCCACAGTGAAAGGATGAAAGAAAACCTTGACATATTCAACTGGACATTGAGTGAGgaagaattaaagaaaatcagTGAGATTCCTCAGAGCAGAGGATCCAGCGGAGTAGACTACATCTCAGATAAAGGCCCTTTCAAGACACTTGAGGAACTATGGGATGGAGAAATCTGA
- the LOC110643976 gene encoding uncharacterized protein LOC110643976: protein MSKSPQTTLSFLLSAFVLLCFLGLGFGSIYAEALKLPFRVNDVLPVLPHQISWPVLNNFHGAVDLLPYFVGSVSPKNGSIQWKGACFYENEARLDFIQGDRDQPDLGGGVLYLKTSAAHSWTCMDLYVFATPYRVTWDYYFSAREHTLKFKSWEEAAELEYVKQHGVSVFLMPSGMLGTLHSLMDVLPLFSNTAWGQNANLAFLKKHMGATFEKRPQPWREIINPDDVHSGDFLAVSKIRGRWGGFETLEKWVTGAFAGHTAVCLKDEMGNLWVGESGHENEKGEEIIAVIPWDEWWDLSLKDSSNPQIALLPLHPDVRARFNNTAAWEYARSMSGKPYGYHNMIFSWIDTIADNYPPPLDAHLVISVMSMWTRVQPTYAANMWNEALNKRLGTEDLDLYGILAEVGRRGIAFDELLTTPEQDEWIYSDGKSTTCVAFILAMYKEAGVFGPISSSIQVTEFTIRDAYMLKIFENNQTRLPAWCKNKDGLLSFCQILGEYQLELPGYNSVEPYANMNENCPSLPPSYDRPGRC, encoded by the exons ATGTCTAAATCACCTCAAACGACATTGTCTTTTTTGCTATCGGCTTTTGTGTTGTTATGCTTTCTAGGATTAGGGTTTGGTTCAATTTATGCGGAAGCTTTGAAGTTGCCTTTTAGGGTTAATGATGTGCTTCCGGTCTTGCCACATCAGATATCATGGCCTGTACTGAACAATTTTCATGGTGCTGTTGATTTGTTGCCGTATTTCGTTGGATCGGTGTCTCCCAAAAATGGCTCTATTCAGTGGAAAGGAGCTTGCTTTTACGAGAACGAGGCTCGCCTTGACTTCATCCAAGGTGATCGTGACCAACCTGACTTGGGAGGCGGCGTTCTCTATCTCAAG ACATCTGCAGCGCACAGCTGGACCTGTATGGATTTGTATGTTTTTGCAACACCTTATCGTGTTACGTGGGATTACTACTTTTCTGCACGAGAGCATACTCTGAAGTTTAAGTCATGGGAAGAGGCCGCAGAGCTGGAATAC GTGAAGCAACATGGGGTTTCTGTATTTCTCATGCCATCAGGAATGCTTGGGACCTTGCATTCTTTAATGGATGTCTTGCCTCTGTTCTCTAACACTGCATGGGGTCAGAATGCTAACTTAGCTTTTCTGAAGAAGCACATGGGTGCCACATTTGAGAAACGTCCTCAGCCCTGGCGTGAAATCATTAATCCTGATGATGTTCATTCTGGTGATTTTCTGGCTGTGTCAAAGATTCGTGGTCGTTGGGGTGGATTTGAGACATTGGAGAAATGGGTGACTGGTGCATTTGCTGGTCATACAGCAGTTTGCTTGAAGGATGAAATGGGGAATCTTTGGGTTGGTGAATCAGGACATGAGAATGAAAAG GGTGAAGAGATTATAGCAGTCATCCCATGGGATGAGTGGTGGGATTTGTCTCTAAAGGATAGTTCTAATCCACAAATAGCTTTGCTACCTTTACATCCAGATGTGCGTGCAAGGTTCAACAACACTGCAGCATGGGAGTATGCTCGGAGCATGTCAGGCAAGCCATATGGTTATCACAACATGATATTTAGTTGGATTGACACAATAGCTGACAATTACCCACCGCCTCTTGATGCTCACTTG GTCATTTCTGTCATGTCTATGTGGACTCGGGTGCAGCCTACTTATGCTGCAAATATGTGGAATGAAGCTCTAAATAAACGGCTAGGGACTGAG GATTTGGACCTGTATGGAATCCTGGCTGAGGTTGGAAGGCGTGGCATAGCCTTTGATGAATTGCTAACTACACCAGAACAAGATGAATGGATATACAGTGATGGGAAATCAACAACATGTGTTGCCTTCATCCTTGCAATGTATAAGGAGGCTGGAGTATTTGGTCCCATTTCTAGCTCTATTCAAGTAACTGAATTTACT ATTCGGGATGCATACATGCTTAAAATTTTTGAGAACAACCAAACGCGTCTGCCTGCCTGGTGCAAGAATAAGGATGGGCTGCTCTCATTCTGCCAAATTCTTGGCGAGTATCAGCTGGAATTGCCTGGATATAACAGCGTAGAGCCATATGCCAATATGAATGAAAACTGCCCATCCTTACCTCCCAGTTATGATAGACCCGGGCGTTGTTAA